A genomic segment from Brevundimonas mediterranea encodes:
- a CDS encoding YceI family protein → MRTPFMKHALAGALAVSLAAGGAVVAQAALTKTPSEVTAGAYDLDSGHGKITWSVNHLGFSTYTGQFVNVKAELKLDVANPSASTLTATIPLTDVAPNDDKLKAHLQTADFFDTANHPTATFVSRSVTVDADDANEATVVGDLTLRGVTKPVTIEVEFNQAGTAMGAYKAGFDGEAVIKRSDFGINYALPAVSDEVKLHIEGEFVLKQ, encoded by the coding sequence ATGCGCACCCCCTTCATGAAACACGCCCTCGCCGGCGCCCTGGCCGTCAGCCTCGCCGCCGGCGGCGCGGTGGTGGCCCAGGCCGCCCTGACCAAGACCCCGTCGGAAGTGACCGCCGGCGCCTATGACCTCGATTCCGGCCACGGCAAGATCACCTGGTCGGTGAACCACCTCGGCTTCTCGACCTACACGGGCCAGTTCGTGAACGTGAAGGCCGAGCTGAAGCTGGACGTCGCCAATCCCTCGGCCTCCACCCTGACCGCCACCATTCCGCTGACCGACGTGGCCCCGAACGACGACAAGCTGAAGGCCCACCTGCAGACCGCCGACTTCTTCGACACCGCCAATCATCCGACGGCGACCTTCGTCTCGCGTTCCGTGACGGTCGACGCCGATGACGCCAACGAGGCGACCGTGGTCGGCGATCTGACCCTGCGCGGCGTGACCAAGCCCGTGACCATCGAGGTCGAGTTCAACCAGGCCGGAACCGCCATGGGCGCCTACAAGGCCGGCTTCGACGGGGAAGCTGTCATCAAGCGCTCGGACTTCGGCATCAACTACGCCCTGCCGGCCGTGTCCGACGAGGTGAAGCTGCACATCGAGGGCGAGTTCGTCCTGAAGCAGTAA
- a CDS encoding DUF3617 domain-containing protein → MKIHAEQKAAMSRPSLIDRLSKRALSLKVWAVLAPVMAGGVLLAAPALAPAQTAAQSEVLPGYWEYTTSALGQRDTEQKCVRPSEINRFFGGLSTNRWRCTYPTRVVGDGRARFEGTCQDKKGRRVNVRLTGAYEDTSFSFRGGAQLLRGTPYIPATITARRISAQCPADAEYF, encoded by the coding sequence ATGAAGATCCACGCTGAACAGAAGGCCGCCATGTCTCGCCCGTCCCTGATTGATCGCCTGTCCAAACGCGCCCTGTCCCTGAAGGTCTGGGCCGTGCTGGCTCCGGTCATGGCCGGCGGCGTCCTGCTGGCCGCCCCCGCCCTGGCCCCGGCCCAGACGGCCGCCCAGAGCGAAGTCCTGCCCGGCTACTGGGAATATACGACCAGCGCGCTCGGCCAACGCGACACCGAACAGAAATGCGTGCGGCCCAGCGAGATCAACCGCTTCTTCGGCGGTCTGTCGACCAACCGCTGGCGCTGCACCTATCCGACCCGCGTGGTCGGGGACGGCCGGGCGCGGTTCGAGGGGACGTGTCAGGACAAGAAGGGCCGCCGGGTCAATGTGCGGCTGACCGGCGCCTATGAGGACACCAGCTTCAGCTTCCGCGGCGGGGCCCAGCTGCTGCGCGGCACCCCCTATATTCCCGCCACCATCACGGCGCGCCGCATCAGCGCCCAGTGCCCGGCCGATGCGGAGTATTTCTGA
- the rpmB gene encoding 50S ribosomal protein L28 yields the protein MSRRCELTGIGPMVGHSVSHSNIKTKRRFLPSLKTVKVTSDSLGQTFSLRISNAALRTLDYKGGLDAFIVKARDEQLSIAAQRIKRQVRAKLAEQAAAA from the coding sequence ATGTCGCGTCGTTGCGAACTCACCGGTATCGGCCCGATGGTCGGCCATAGCGTGAGCCACTCGAACATCAAGACCAAGCGCCGCTTCCTGCCGTCGCTGAAGACGGTCAAGGTCACCTCGGATTCCCTGGGTCAGACCTTCTCGCTGCGTATCTCGAACGCCGCGCTGCGCACCCTCGACTACAAGGGCGGCCTGGACGCCTTCATCGTCAAGGCCCGCGACGAGCAGCTGTCGATCGCCGCCCAGCGCATCAAGCGTCAGGTCCGCGCCAAGCTGGCCGAGCAAGCCGCCGCCGCCTGA
- a CDS encoding transglutaminase-like domain-containing protein, with the protein MKLRVRAELVYRFDPPTDAIYKIQVAHWPGQDILEEALTFDPPVEFHEDEDVDFGARTLRCHVEGEVTLTYEAVVENGVLKGLPPSVSQHDWGELPAEVLPYLQPSRYCPSDQFGRFVTREFGDTSGGARVLAILNWITENLDYEHGVSDTETTAARTFIDRAGVCRDFTHLGMTLCRASGIPARAVSAFAHQLNPPDFHAIFEVWLDNGWWLVDATRLAPVEGLVRIACGRDAADIAFLTTQERCQMVRQSVTVAPA; encoded by the coding sequence ATGAAACTGCGCGTCCGCGCCGAGCTCGTCTATCGTTTCGATCCGCCGACGGACGCCATCTACAAGATCCAGGTCGCCCACTGGCCCGGCCAGGACATCTTGGAAGAGGCCCTGACCTTCGATCCGCCGGTGGAGTTCCACGAGGACGAGGACGTCGATTTCGGGGCCCGGACCCTGCGCTGCCACGTCGAGGGCGAAGTGACCCTGACCTATGAGGCGGTGGTCGAGAACGGGGTGCTGAAGGGCCTGCCGCCCAGCGTGTCCCAGCATGACTGGGGCGAACTGCCGGCCGAGGTCCTGCCCTATCTGCAGCCCAGCCGGTACTGCCCGTCGGACCAGTTCGGCCGGTTCGTCACGCGGGAGTTCGGCGACACCTCGGGCGGGGCGCGGGTGCTGGCGATCCTGAACTGGATCACCGAGAACCTGGATTATGAGCACGGCGTGTCGGACACCGAGACGACGGCGGCGCGCACCTTCATCGACCGGGCCGGGGTGTGCCGCGACTTCACCCACCTGGGCATGACCCTGTGCCGGGCGTCGGGGATTCCGGCGCGGGCGGTCAGCGCCTTTGCGCACCAGCTGAATCCGCCCGACTTCCACGCCATCTTCGAGGTCTGGCTGGATAACGGCTGGTGGCTGGTCGATGCGACGCGGCTGGCGCCGGTCGAGGGTCTGGTGCGGATCGCCTGCGGACGCGACGCGGCGGACATCGCCTTCCTGACGACTCAGGAGCGGTGCCAGATGGTGCGCCAGTCGGTGACGGTGGCGCCGGCCTGA
- a CDS encoding CarD family transcriptional regulator — protein sequence MTSKTGLEFKVGDAVVYPAHGVGKVAAVETQEVAGMSLEVYVVTFDHEKMTLRVPTKKAATAGLRSLAADDVVTKALTTLKGRARIKRTMWSRRAQEYEAKINSGDLISIAEVVRDLHRADTQPEQSYSERQLYESALDRMAREVAAANKIDKDAAVELLAKSLSAKKPIPTAEAA from the coding sequence ATGACGAGCAAGACTGGTCTGGAGTTCAAGGTTGGCGACGCGGTCGTCTATCCGGCGCACGGCGTCGGCAAAGTCGCGGCGGTCGAGACTCAGGAAGTCGCGGGCATGTCGCTGGAAGTCTATGTCGTGACCTTCGACCACGAGAAGATGACCCTGCGCGTCCCGACCAAGAAGGCTGCGACGGCCGGCCTGCGTTCGCTGGCCGCCGACGACGTCGTGACCAAGGCCCTGACCACCCTGAAGGGGCGCGCCCGCATCAAGCGCACCATGTGGTCGCGTCGCGCCCAGGAATACGAGGCCAAGATCAACTCGGGCGACCTGATCTCCATCGCCGAAGTGGTCCGCGACCTGCACCGCGCCGACACCCAGCCGGAACAGTCCTATTCGGAGCGCCAGCTCTATGAATCGGCCCTGGACCGGATGGCGCGCGAAGTCGCCGCCGCCAACAAGATCGACAAGGACGCCGCCGTCGAACTGCTGGCCAAGTCGCTCAGCGCCAAGAAGCCGATCCCGACCGCCGAAGCCGCCTGA
- a CDS encoding PadR family transcriptional regulator yields MTRSRRPSAQTIAVLEVLARQADAWFYGLEVADATGLKSGSLYPILIRLAERNWLESQWLEPEKPGRPARHAYRITAAGRAALRAAMAPSPSSILGRSLS; encoded by the coding sequence ATGACCCGATCTCGTCGCCCTTCCGCTCAGACCATAGCCGTGCTCGAGGTATTGGCGCGTCAAGCCGACGCCTGGTTCTATGGGCTTGAGGTCGCGGATGCGACCGGACTGAAATCCGGCAGTCTTTACCCCATCCTTATTCGATTGGCCGAGCGCAACTGGTTGGAGAGCCAGTGGCTGGAGCCAGAAAAGCCGGGGCGGCCCGCGCGTCACGCCTATCGGATCACTGCAGCCGGCCGGGCCGCCTTGCGGGCGGCCATGGCGCCTTCGCCGTCGTCGATCCTGGGGAGATCACTGTCATGA
- the fdxA gene encoding ferredoxin FdxA, translating to MTYIVTDACVKCKFMDCVEVCPVDCFYEGENFLVIAPDECIDCGVCEPECPVDAIVPDTEDEPDGKWLQVNAEYAKVWPNITVKGTPPADREQYERETGKYEKYFSPKPGKGA from the coding sequence ATGACCTACATCGTCACCGACGCCTGCGTGAAATGTAAGTTCATGGACTGCGTCGAGGTGTGCCCCGTCGACTGTTTCTACGAGGGCGAGAACTTCCTGGTCATCGCCCCGGACGAGTGCATCGACTGCGGCGTGTGCGAGCCGGAATGCCCCGTCGACGCCATCGTGCCCGACACCGAGGACGAGCCGGACGGCAAGTGGCTGCAGGTCAACGCCGAATACGCCAAGGTCTGGCCCAATATCACCGTCAAGGGGACGCCCCCCGCCGACCGCGAACAATATGAGCGCGAGACGGGCAAGTACGAGAAATACTTCAGCCCCAAGCCCGGCAAGGGCGCCTGA
- a CDS encoding M1 family metallopeptidase, whose product MTIAHTLACTAAGLALAACATTPPPPPSSAPRESTAFTLATDQPLTPEQQAMRFDQADLSIRVLPEDRAIDAVAVLDFTATAPLHRLEVELDTLLAISSVQIDGVEVAADRWSNPEGRLTVQLPRPLAAGQSVALRVAYAGRPRVAPRAPWDGGFVWSTAPSGEPWIATAVQGEGCDIFWPCIDSPHGEPGRVDLHITIPSTLSAPSNGRFLGTVDHGDGWTTWNWSAKSPNTYAIALNVGPYEEVSGQYESRFGNTIPMNYWHLKSDAPDKVQALFAQFPKMLDFFEANVGPFPFGDEKMGVVETPHLGMEHQTINAYGNGYKIDGRGYDWLLQHEFAHEWFGNQLTNQNADDMWLHEGLGSYMQPLYARWLLGDRYMQRELANQREGLINKFPVVSGTPKTEDEVYKGDVGPGNDIYSKGSLISHSLRMLIGDVAFHQALTRLVYGTDDPRPGAFRPLYRSTRDFLQIVNQVTGQDYGWFFRGYLYNAALPVLTQTQDGDVLRLEWATGNGETFPMPLDVEIDGRVQTVAMTGGRGEIAVPAGAHVLIDPQNKVLRQMDVIDALQAYKAEQKR is encoded by the coding sequence ATGACGATCGCGCACACCCTGGCCTGTACGGCCGCCGGCCTCGCTCTGGCCGCCTGCGCCACGACCCCGCCGCCGCCGCCGTCCTCGGCTCCGCGCGAGTCGACCGCCTTCACCCTCGCCACCGACCAGCCCCTGACGCCTGAACAGCAGGCGATGCGGTTCGACCAGGCCGACCTGTCGATCCGGGTCCTGCCCGAGGACCGGGCCATCGACGCCGTCGCGGTTCTGGACTTCACCGCCACGGCCCCGCTGCACCGGCTGGAGGTCGAACTGGACACCCTGCTGGCCATCTCCTCCGTCCAGATCGACGGGGTCGAGGTCGCCGCCGACCGCTGGTCCAATCCCGAAGGCCGTCTGACGGTCCAGTTGCCCCGCCCCCTGGCCGCCGGTCAGAGCGTCGCCCTGCGCGTCGCCTACGCCGGCCGGCCCCGCGTCGCGCCCCGCGCCCCCTGGGACGGCGGCTTCGTCTGGTCCACGGCCCCGTCGGGCGAGCCCTGGATCGCCACCGCCGTCCAGGGCGAGGGCTGCGACATCTTCTGGCCCTGTATCGACAGCCCGCACGGCGAGCCGGGCCGGGTCGACCTGCACATCACCATCCCCTCGACCCTGTCGGCGCCGTCCAACGGCCGGTTCCTGGGCACGGTCGATCACGGCGACGGCTGGACCACCTGGAACTGGTCGGCGAAGAGCCCCAACACCTACGCCATCGCCCTGAATGTCGGCCCCTACGAGGAGGTCAGCGGCCAGTACGAAAGCCGGTTCGGCAATACGATCCCGATGAACTACTGGCATCTGAAGTCGGACGCGCCCGACAAGGTCCAGGCCCTGTTCGCCCAGTTTCCAAAGATGCTGGACTTCTTCGAGGCCAATGTCGGCCCCTTCCCCTTCGGCGACGAGAAGATGGGCGTGGTCGAGACCCCGCACCTGGGCATGGAGCACCAGACCATCAACGCCTATGGCAACGGCTACAAGATCGACGGGCGCGGCTATGACTGGCTGCTTCAGCACGAGTTCGCCCATGAATGGTTCGGCAACCAACTGACCAATCAGAACGCCGACGACATGTGGCTGCACGAAGGTCTGGGCAGCTATATGCAGCCCCTCTACGCCCGCTGGCTGCTGGGCGACCGCTATATGCAGCGCGAACTGGCGAACCAGCGCGAGGGATTGATCAACAAGTTCCCCGTCGTCTCGGGCACGCCCAAGACCGAGGACGAGGTCTACAAGGGCGACGTCGGCCCGGGGAACGACATCTATTCGAAGGGCTCGCTGATCAGCCATTCGCTGCGGATGCTGATCGGGGACGTCGCCTTCCACCAGGCCCTGACCCGCCTGGTCTATGGAACCGATGATCCCCGGCCCGGCGCCTTCAGGCCCCTGTACCGCTCGACGCGGGATTTCCTCCAGATCGTCAACCAGGTGACGGGCCAGGATTACGGCTGGTTCTTCCGCGGCTATCTCTACAACGCCGCCCTGCCGGTGTTGACCCAGACGCAAGACGGCGACGTGCTGCGGCTGGAATGGGCGACCGGCAACGGCGAGACCTTCCCCATGCCGCTGGACGTCGAGATCGACGGCCGCGTCCAGACCGTCGCCATGACCGGCGGCCGGGGTGAGATCGCCGTTCCCGCCGGGGCGCACGTCCTGATCGATCCTCAGAACAAGGTGCTACGCCAGATGGACGTGATCGACGCGCTGCAGGCCTATAAGGCGGAGCAAAAACGCTGA
- a CDS encoding RNA-binding S4 domain-containing protein produces MSETDSSCRIDIWLWRARFLKTRSLAAALVERGAMRLTHQGREIRLDKPSRCVRPGDLLTFAQNGRVTTLRVEAMGERRGPPEEARALYSLIIAP; encoded by the coding sequence ATGAGCGAGACGGATTCGTCCTGCCGCATCGACATCTGGCTGTGGCGGGCGCGTTTCTTGAAGACGCGAAGCCTGGCCGCCGCCCTCGTCGAACGCGGCGCGATGCGTTTGACGCATCAGGGGCGGGAGATCCGGCTGGACAAGCCCAGCCGCTGCGTCCGCCCCGGCGATCTGCTGACCTTCGCCCAGAACGGCCGGGTCACGACCCTGCGGGTGGAGGCGATGGGCGAAAGGCGCGGGCCGCCTGAAGAAGCCCGCGCCCTCTATTCCCTGATCATCGCGCCCTGA